The Hemibagrus wyckioides isolate EC202008001 linkage group LG26, SWU_Hwy_1.0, whole genome shotgun sequence DNA window ATCCATGCTCCAAACACTCCCCTCCTACACACACGGCCAGGGTCatagtaaaaaaatatgtaGATTAGGCAtgaattagaataaaaaaagtgGTAGAGTTGAGTGTGtatactcgtgtgtgtgtgtgtgtgtgtgtgtgtgtgtgtgtacctgtgcgtATTGTGGATGTAGTGGGTACAGGGCAGCACTGTAGGCACCGTTGTGCAGGAGGCATGGAGGCGATAGTGATGTATATGTCTCTGTTATTCTCGTCACTCATCATCATGTTCATCAGAGCCGTGCTGCTGCgagtactgacacacacacacacacacagtttacagaATGTTCAGAGAAGggcaaacaaacacagatatTAGAAAAACCACACAAAAGCTGTGTTTTCACAACAGATCTGTAAATTCTGTGAGCTCAGCAggccagtaaaggaggtgtggcctctgtgtgtcagtttcagtgaaggaggtgtggcctctgtgtgtcagtctcagtgaaggagatgtggcctctgtgcctgtcagtctccgTGAAAGAGGTGTAGCTTCTGTGcgtgtcagtcttagtgaaagaggcgtggcctctgtatgtgtcagtctcagtgaaggaggcgtggcctctgtgcgtGTCAGTTTTAGTGacggaggcatggcctctgtatgtGTCAGCCCTAGTGAAGGAGGGGAAATGCGAGCTTCTCACTTGAAGCCGAAGATGACGATCTTTGAGTGATCGTTGTGCCACTCGCAGACGGTGAGGTACAGCTCACTGTAGATGTCTTCACCCGCAAACAAGCGCACATGGTGCACCTgggaatgagaaagagagaggcagaaacagCTTAATTACATACAAAGACAGGAATCTGGTCTGGGAAAGGGTTCCATCGGAAATAACAGACAACAGTATATGTAACTTGaccatatatgtatgtatgtatatatatatacacatacatacacacacacagcacatgtaACTTCCTGTCCATGAGACACAAAGCGATGGCACTCTGTCGTAAGATACCTGTTTGAGGCGACTGTGCAGGTTGAACTCCCACCAGTACAGATGGTAGGTGTAGAAGGAGAAATCATCGTCCTCGCCACAGTCGCTCGTGTAGGACAACACGTAACGCCCGCACTTTGTAAAGCCCAAGAAGATGTGACTGAAAGAAAGCAGATTGAGGAACATATCAGTGTCTGATGTTCTCACaaccaagggtgccaatacttatgaTACACAGAGAGACTCTGCTCTTCCTCTGTAATACATCAGCTAAGACTTTCAAGTGATACTGTGCGTTcatcagattttttattatttttcaaatgaCCGCACTTAATGGTCTGTCTATttcagaagtattggcaccctttagaTGGTTTAAGGTTGCCGTTCAGGTAAAATGACTGTGTTTCATAATCTGACATTAAATAAGATCTTTCAATGACGAGAAATGCCTCTTTGTGGATTGTGAATATTATCACCAGTCTTCATAAGCTTCTAAAAACCTTCCTTTTttaaggtaacacacacacacacacacacaaaatagcaCCCACGTTACTGAAAGCTATGGATCAAATATCACACAGGTAAGTCAGACAAAATACTAACTCAACTTCTAGCTAAGGTACTGCAGCACCTGGAAAACCTGAAAAGTGTTCGATAACCTAATATACTAATCATGGTGATATAGTTAGCCCCTGATACCGtagcacactgtgtgtgtgtgtgtgtgtgtgtgtaccctccAGCAGAAATCACCGGCTGATATTTCAGCTATGAGATGGTGTTCTTTCCTTGGGCTGTATGTAAATACATATTATTCGAGTCAGGTTAAGATCAATTGTCTCATTCTATATTTAACAGAACAGAGATTAAGCAAGAGAGTTATATTACAGCCCTGAGGTGGAATTTATGTTGCTTGCTTGTCAGGGTTAATAATCGTTCACACTAATTACACCGACTGGTTAAAACTGTTGAGCTGTAAGCAGGAGGTGAGATTTGGAACTTTATGCATTCTCATTACAGCATTGAGGCATGTCATAAAcataagttaagtagcctttatttgtcaacTATACATTATTagaggcagtggtggctcatgtgattaaggctctggttgTTACCCTCAGTTCAGTACTACATGGTAAAAGTCTTTCAtcacatatcccattcttggagagttgaggtcagagcacagggtcagccattatGCAGCGCCTTAGGAGCAGGGCGGATTAGGGGACTTTGCTCGAGGGCCCAATgatggcagtgctggggtttgaacccagATCTTCACCGCCCAATCAATAAATACACTCGTCATGGACACTGGATACTACTGACTCATTCATCACTGCATACTCAGAGGTAAAGTGTTAATACAACACACTTCGACACTCACCCTGCCCGGAGAAACTCCTCGCTCACTATAGTCTTCAAGGGGACACACACTCGGGGGGGCAGCTTGCGAAACAGCCTCTGAGACACCTGGCCTGAAAgctacagagacacagacagtaTTAAAGACATGTCCAATAGACTGACAATGTCCAAAAGGATCCTTCTGACAGTAAACCTTTAAGGCAGGATAATTCAATTCATCAATATTGATTGCACTTAAAGCCATTAATCAATATCCAGTACTTCACATAGACCTGATGCACCACAATACATGACATGTCTCATTATTTAgttaaaatataagaaatacactaCTCTATGAACCGGCTCGTGCTCACTATACTCGATGTCCAAACAAATCATAGCAAATTCCTAGCTGCTAACTTTATTTATGCTAATATCATTATCATAAGCTATATCAGTGATGGAAACGACATGTCAGCGACTGTAAAgtattaaagtttattttataaGGTTTGTAGCTCATCTACTTCTCAGGAAATCTCTCTCTTGTTTTGAAAGCCCATAGACAGGAAGCTAGCATGGtaatgattgttgttgttgctagcTTAGCTAAGGCTAACTTAAAATCGTAGTTTACgcgattttttaaataaaaagcgCCGCCCTGGATAAACTAATGTAATTTTGTTAtagatttataaatgtatttttacacTACAGTGCTCAGTAACGATATATAATTGTTTCATCGAGCACTATAGGCTACAATAGGATTGTGTCCCAAATCGCTACATGCTCCCTACATTAGTGCACTACGTCAAGGAACTATTCCTCGACTGTCGCAGCCTACGTAGTGCACTTCGCGCCCGGTCTGTACACCATTTGGAACCGGACCGCTCGCTAAAGGGTTTAGCTTCCCTAATGTCCTTAACTGCAAGTGTGTACCCATCGATAGCATTTAATTCCACCGTTGTCCAACAACAACAGTTCGCACGCTCAGAAACAAAGGGTGACTTTAACACCTTTCCGCGAGTGAGGAGTTTGACAATGTGGTCTTTGTGTTTtcgctgctgtttttgtttgttgccGTTGTCTTCTTTTTCCGATTTCGAGCTGGGCGCCATTTTTTCCCTTTGCGAAAAAAAATCCTCAGACGTGCCCACAGTCCAGCCCACCTCAAGCAACGATTGGTTATAGGCTCAGGTCTTCTGCTTATTGATTGGTCAGGATGAACGTCAATCAAAGAGTCGCGCTTTTCTTATTGAGTGTTACAGCGCTCCATATAAAATGGGTTTATCGGTATTTCTAAAACGTGGTGTGGAATCGGAATGGGAATAAAAGTCTAGGTTTGAACCAATGTGgacagtttcttttttttgtttacttgttttgAATGattgaaacattttaaaaatagctAAATAGAAAGCAAAAAATCTTCTGAAGGTAACAAGGTAATACACATTAAACAGCCAAAAAagatgtggacacctgaccatcacacccacatgtggTTCTTTCTCAAACTGTACCTACAAAGCctaaagcacacaattgtatagattGTCTTTCCATTCACGGGAACTAagattcccaaacacttcccaaacacttccagcatgacaatgcccctgtgcacaaagcgagcaccatggtgtgtgttaaggttgaaGTGGAacaactcgagtgtcctgcacagagccctgaatcTGACTCAACCCtattgaacacctttgggataaactggatCCCAGACTGCACCCTGGACCTTTTCACCCAAATCCAGTACATGACTTCattaaatagaaaaagaaatagaaataatttgaTTATAGAATACTACTTACTTACTAATACTTACTACATCTGCAATAACATATTTAACAAGGACATAAAAGTGTGATGGTCAGAAgtccacatacactatatttcaaaagtattgggacacccttccaaattgagttcaggtgtggtttttcaggggttgggctccgccccatagttccagtgaaaggaactcttaatgcttcagcttcataccaagacattttggacaatttcatgctctttgtgggaacagtttggggatgaccccttcctgttccaacatgactgcacaccagtgaccaaagcaaggtccataaagacatggatgagtgagtttggtgtggaggaacttgactggcctgcacagagtctggcccagtgtttatgggaatttttgaccattcctctagaagcacatttgtgaggtcaggcactgatgttggacgagaaggtctgtctcacagtcttcactctaattcatcccaaaggtgttctatggggttgaggtcaggactctgtgcaggccagtcaagttcctccacaccaaactcactcatccatgtatttatggagtttgctttgtgcactagtgtgcagtcatgttggaacaggatgGGGTCAttataaaattgtccaaaatgtcttggtataaagctgaagcattacgagttactttcactggaactaaggggccgagtccaacccttgaaaaacaacacctgagttcaatgattttggaggggtgtcccttacttttctggcaatatagtgtacttttggCCATACTATGTATCTTCACCCATGCACAGAACCTGTCTACAGAGATCTTTGAGTAGATGATTTATATTTTCCCTGGTTCATAGTTCAAGTTTAATGATGGTGTCTTTGGCGCCCTCTCGtggtagaaaagaaaaaataacaggAAGTAGCCTTAATAtaagcgctctctctctccaaataCAGAACatataaagcaggaaaaaatggcgTTGGCAGCGCGCGCCCTTTTTCGGAGTTTCCTCGCTAGGAATGCCGGGTTAAACTCAAGAAATATGAAAGGAGTCACACTGAGCCGAAACGCGGTGACCTCAACCTCGGGAGCCATACTTCCAAAACCAGATATAGTacgtgtgtttttctttctaatgGACATTaaaactgtacactataactaGGCGTAGCTATGGGGGACGTCGCTGGATTAGCATGTAAATACATGCGAGCCAATGAAAATGGAGGATTAGTTTGACGGACGTGTCATTTGACCAATCAATGCTTTGCGAAAACTATGTCGCGTGCGGTAGCAACGGGttcaaatattaatataaatatatgtaaaatattaatatccaAATTAAATCTAAACTATTTGGACGTATGGAATGTGTTGATtgattaaagttttattttattaaaagttaCAGCATATTGTTATTTTCCGCTCTGTGAGTAgttttaaagtttatttgttttaatgggTGGGGACTATTTTGTCGTAACCACGGTAGCATACAAGCCAATGAAAATAGAAGAATTGTTTGAGTGACGTTTCTTCGGACCAATCAGTGCGTGTTATTTTTCTTGACTCGCTGTCGTTGAATGAAGAAGTGAATACTGTACAATGGCTTCTTGACCATTTTGTTTTTCCGGACTTTTTTTCGCCTAAAGTAATAAATCTGAGGCATAAAGTATAAACAATAAGCTCTAAAGtatctcacagacacacagtaaataaatatgtagGTTTGTAGAGGTTATAAATTGAAGTGTTATAAAGATAAAGTACAGTTTCCAGCGTAGGTTTTCACTCCAGTCTTTAACAATTGGCAGAgcccccccccctctgtctgtctggctctgtctgtctgtctctttctctcggtctctctctctctctgtctgtctctctctctctccgtctgtctggctctgtctgtctgtctgtctgtctgtctgtctctctctctctctctctctgtctcactctattttgtttttatttgtttttaagtgtcacacacacccacaccaggTGATCAAGGCtggaaaaaatgcagcttgatgATATTACCTGGCTTGGGCGTGTCAAAGACTGGGCCTGGACTGGACTGAGAACCTCTGTGCTGGAAGATAAACAAAGCAGATCATCTTCACATTGAATATTCTACTTTATCTCAAGCTCATTTGGACTTGTTGCCTTTTGCAGACCCGGTTTGGTGTGGTGCGCATGACGGTGGTGGTGCTCCCGTTCCTGTATGTAGGCACGCTCATCAGCAAGCAGTTTGCAGCTCTTCTGGAAGAGCACGATATCTTCGTTcctgatgatgacgatgactgAGTAACAGCAGGCCATACAATGCAGCTGGTAAGTCGAGTCTCAGATAGAAGAATCTCTCAGACCATCTCTGACCGTCTTAAGGTTGTGAAATGTTGCCTTCAGGGATATCAGCTTTTCTatggttttattgttttaatccaaccacatttgtgtggaaattaGAGCTTTCATTATAGcaaacattatagaaaacatctTAAATGGCTCTGCGGTCCTTAGAGAAGTAAATGGTAGTACTATGTCTAATATAAGTgcatttcatattcatattatcTTGGCTTTTTACCAGTCTAGTGGTcatcatttacatacatttggTTGTTAATTATTATACGTAATGATCTTGTGCTTgtgattaaatattttgtttcctTCGCAGGGTGACTGGGGACAC harbors:
- the smdt1b gene encoding single-pass membrane protein with aspartate-rich tail 1b, which codes for MALAARALFRSFLARNAGLNSRNMKGVTLSRNAVTSTSGAILPKPDITRFGVVRMTVVVLPFLYVGTLISKQFAALLEEHDIFVPDDDDD